Proteins from one Elgaria multicarinata webbii isolate HBS135686 ecotype San Diego chromosome 3, rElgMul1.1.pri, whole genome shotgun sequence genomic window:
- the LOC134395968 gene encoding LOW QUALITY PROTEIN: cholinesterase-like (The sequence of the model RefSeq protein was modified relative to this genomic sequence to represent the inferred CDS: inserted 2 bases in 1 codon), giving the protein MEPCLRDHRIWKFLSTDRSFXGFPDAETWAVNTPRAEDCLFLNVWVPHPQPSNPAAVLVWIHGGGFSSGTASLIAYNGAFLTATENVIVVSMNYRLGSLGFLSLPPAAPGNMGLLDQQLALRWVRKSATAFGGDPAQITLFGQSAGGGAVGFHLLSPGSQPLFDRAVLQSGTPIASWAWVNPEEAKRRALTLAQRMGCIEDEDSAVVRCLQGKDMEEFQKHEFSVVDPQVMLNLPFIPTTDGDFLNDEPQKLLESGHFQAKPIMIGATSDEGSAFLLYGGPFTEMSNNSLLTWEQLLEGLRKGVRNATDDLIQAIAVRYSQAEPEGPAQYRSALSQAWGDYYFVCPLAEVATMMMKAGSPVYVYTFTHRSTGSVWPEWTGSVHGCEIPYLFGTLTLLKGTDEIHTEAELALIPRVMRYWAEFARSGNPTSSVVSETKWPHYNPAEQNFFRISTEPPHVMEPSPAQHCGFWKTLLSEASKPNRPQDDPVQSRQEGNKKQEL; this is encoded by the exons ATGGAGCCATGTCTTAGAGACCACAGGATTTGGAAATTCCTGTCCACAGATCGTTCTTT TGGCTTTCCTGATGCTGAAACATGGGCCGTCAACACGCCACGCGCAGAGGACTGTCTCTTCCTTAATGTCTGGgtgccccacccccagccctccaATCCAGCTGCTGTCCTTGTCTGGATCCATGGAGGGGGATTTTCTTCTGGCACAGCCTCCCTGATCGCATACAATGGTGCATTCTTAACAGCTACTGAGAATGTCATTGTTGTCTCCATGAATTACCGCCTGGGGTCTTTAGGCTTCCTTTCGTTACCACCAGCTGCCCCAGGGAACATGGGCCTCTTGGACCAACAGTTGGCACTGAGGTGGGTGAGGAAAAGCGCCACTGCCTTTGGGGGAGACCCAGCTCAGATAACACTTTTTGGGcagagtgctggaggaggagctgTCGGTTTCCACCTCCTCTCGCCAGGGAGCCAGCCTCTCTTTGATCGTGCTGTGCTACAGAGTGGAACGCCCATTGCGTCCTGGGCATGGGTGAATCCTGAGGAAGCCAAGAGGAGAGCCCTGACTCTGGCACAACGGATGGGCTGTATTGAAGATGAGGACAGTGCTGTGGTGCGTTGCTTGCAAGGGAAGGACATGGAAGAGTTCCAAAAGCACGAGTTCTCTGTTGTGGATCCCCAGGTAATGCTGAATCTTCCCTTCATACCAACAACAGATGGAGACTTCCTCAATGACGAGCCACAGAAGCTTCTGGAGTCTGGACACTTCCAGGCTAAACCTATTATGATTGGTGCCACCTCTGATGAAGGATCTGCCTTTCTCTTGTATGGAGGTCCTTTCACGGAAATGTCCAACAACAGCCTTTTAACCTGGGAGCAGCTGTTGGAGGGGTTAAGGAAGGGTGTGCGCAATGCAACGGATGACCTCATCCAAGCTATAGCTGTGAGGTACAGTCAAGCGGAACCTGAAGGCCCAGCCCAGTACCGTTCGGCCTTGTCACAAGCCTGGGGTGACTACTACTTTGTATGTCCATTAGCTGAAGTTGCCACAATGATGATGAAGGCCGGGAGCCCTGTGTATGTTTATACTTTTACCCACCGCAGCACTGGTTCGGTTTGGCCTGAATGGACGGGGTCAGTCCATGGATGCGAAATCCCATACCTTTTTGGAACATTGACATTACTGAAAGGAACTGATGAAATTCACACAGAGGCGGAGTTAGCACTCATCCCCCGGGTAATGCGGTACTGGGCAGAGTTTGccagaagtgg CAATCCCACCTCTTCGGTCGTCAGTGAAACGAAATGGCCTCACTACAACCCTGCAGAGCAGAATTTCTTCCGTATCAGCACAGAGCCACCCCATGTCATGGAGCCGTCGCCTGCTCAGCACTGTGGTTTCTGGAAGACACTTTTATCGGAGGCATCAAAACCAA ACAGACCCCAAGACGACCCTGTGCAATCCAGACAAGAAGGCAACAAGAAGCAGGAACTGTAA
- the RPP21 gene encoding ribonuclease P protein subunit p21 codes for MIKDKEAFQRLNFLYQAAHCVLAQNPDNQELARFYCHTQNSISRRLVLRQDPSVKRTVCKSCFSLLVPGVSSTVRQRKRRNQRWTAVRCLNCGLTKRFLSDPDYKLWSEQPEALLENQTPAGEGPKGQMPSSIQRPPKVSLTEKATAPDSTPCSHPSSEKTPVGAKSKGQKGPSEK; via the exons ATGATAAAGGACAAAGAAGCATTTCAGAGACTCAATTTCCTCTATCAG GCAGCACATTGTGTTCTCGCACAAAACCCAGACAACCAGGAGTTGGCCCGCTTCTACTGCCACACCCAGAACAGCATCAGCCGACGGCTGGTCTTAAGACA GGACCCCTCTGTGAAAAGGACCGTCTGTAAATCTTGCTTCTCCCTTCTTGTCCCTGGGGTCAGCTCAACTGTGCGCCAGAGAA AACGCCGTAATCAGCGGTGGACTGCTGTGCGGTGTCTCAACTGTGGCCTAACCAAGCGTTTCCTCAGCGACCCTGACTATAAGTTGTGGTCGGAGCAACCTGAGGCGTTACTAGAGAACCAGACACCAGCTGGTGAAGGACCAAAAG GCCAGATGCCCAGCTCAATTCAACGGCCGCCCAAGGTCTCCCTAACGGAAAAGGCAACAGCCCCGGATTCCACCCCTTGCAGCCATCCTTCCTCTGAGAAGACCCCTGTGGGTGCCAAATCTAAAGGACAGAAAGGACCAAGTGAGAAGTGA